In a genomic window of Lepisosteus oculatus isolate fLepOcu1 chromosome 3, fLepOcu1.hap2, whole genome shotgun sequence:
- the tmem161b gene encoding transmembrane protein 161B, whose amino-acid sequence MGIIGVQLVVTMVMASVIQKIIPHYSFARWLLCSGSLRWYQHPTEDELRSLAGKQQKGKNKKDRKYNGHIENKPMTVPKDIDLQLETKSIAEVDTLALHYFPEYQWLVDFTVAATIVYLITEFYYSLMKPSSEMNISVIWCLLVLAFVIKVLFSLTAHYFRVEEGGERSVCITFAFFFFVKAMAILIVTENYLEFGLETGFANFSESAVQFLEKQGLESQGPISKLTFKLFLALLCSVIGAFLTFPGLRLAQMHLDALNLATAKVTQTLLHINFLAPLIMVLLWVKPITKDYIMNPTLGKESVPLMTETTYDTLRLWVIILLCVLRLAMIRHHLQAYLNLAQKCVDQMKKEAGRISTVELQKMVARVFYYLCVIALQYVAPLVMLLHTTLLLKTLGGHSWGVYSEPEVPSTLLTGLDPAAAASEPLAPPEKAKVSMAQITVALGGLRNVFTPLLFRGLLSFLTWWIAACLFSTSLFGLFYHQYLTAA is encoded by the exons GGCATAATTGGCGTGCAGCTGGTGGTTACCATGGTAATGGCCAGCGTCATTCAGAAAATAATACCTCACTATTCCTTCGCCCGATGGCTTCTTTGCAGTGGAAG TCTGAGGTGGTATCAACATCCTACAGAAGATGAGCTTCGAAGCCTTGCAGGAAAACAgcagaaaggaaaaaacaagaaagacaG GAAGTACAATGGGCATATAGAAAATAAGCCAATGACCGTTCCTAAAGACATTGATCTACAGTTGGAGACGAAGTCAATCGCTGAAGTGGACACACTAG CTTTGCATTACTTCCCTGAGTACCAGTGGCTGGTGGACTTCACAGTTGCAGCCACGATAGTGTATCTCATTACGGAGTTCTACTACAGCTTGATGAAGCCCTCCAGTGAGATGAACATCAGTGTGATCTGGTGCCTGCTTGTCCTAGCCTTTGTGAT AAAGGTCCTCTTCTCACTGACCGCTCACTACTTCAGGGTAGAAGAAGGTGGGGAGCGCTCAGTCTGCATCACATTCGCATTCTTCTTTTTTGTCAAAGCCATGGCGATTCTGATTGTGACGGAGAATTACTTGGAGTTTGGGCTCGAAACAG GGTTTGCCAATTTTTCTGAAAGTGCTGTGCAGTTTCTTGAAAAGCAGGGTCTGGAGTCCCA GGGCCCGATATCCAAGCTAACATTCAAGCTGTTCCTGGCTTTGCTGTGTTCCGTCATCGGTGCTTTCCTAACATTTCCTGGCTTGCGTTTAGCTCAGATGCACCTGGATGCGTTGAACTTGGCAACAGCAAAAGTAACACA GACTTTGCTACATATCAACTTCCTGGCGCCTCTAATTATGGTACTTCTGTGGGTGAAGCCTATAACCAAGGACTACATAATGAACCCAACGCTGGGTAAAGAGAGTGTGCCTTT AATGACAGAGACCACCTATGACACTCTGCGGTTGTGGGTCATCATCCTCCTCTGTGTGCTAAGGCTGGCGATGATCCGTCACCACTTGCAGGCCTATCTGAACCTGGCCCAGAAGTGTGTGGACCAGATGAAGAAGGAGGCAGGAAGGATCAGCACCGTGGAGCTGCAGAAAATG GTTGCTCGGGTCTTCTATTACCTGTGTGTAATAGCACTGCAGTATGTGGCACCTCTGGTGATGCTGCTTCACACAACATTGCTTCTAAAAACCTTAG GTGGTCACTCCTGGGGTGTCTACTCTGAACCTGAAGTGCCCTCGACGTTACTGACCGGCTTGGACCCCGCAGCTGCTGCCTCTGAGCCTCTGGCTCCCCCAGAGAAGGCCAAGGTCTCCATGGCGCAAATCACTGTAGCGCTGGGGGGTCTCAGGAACGTTTTCACTCCTCTGCTTTTCCGCGGCCTTCTCTCCTTCCTCACCTGGTGGATCGCTGCATGCTTATTTTCTACAAGCCTTTTTGGGCTTTTCTACCACCAGTATCTCACTGCTGCATAG